A portion of the Paenibacillus marchantiae genome contains these proteins:
- a CDS encoding glycosyltransferase family 2 protein translates to MEDREATTRPHVTLSMIVRNEEHRYLRQALETHRPWIDRAVIIDDGSTDHTVALCQEMLEGIPLTLIVNPVSLFADEVSLRKQQWETTVATGPEWILNLDADEILTTDFGIVRNQLLGGTEDAIYFRLFDMWSDTHYREDQYWQAHAYYRPFLVRYRPEWSYEWKETPQHCGRFPLTIQHFAYGCHSPRVKHYGWARAEDRIRKYERYQALDPDARYGWKEQYESILDADPILLEWSE, encoded by the coding sequence TTGGAAGATCGTGAAGCAACCACGAGGCCGCATGTCACCTTGTCCATGATTGTTCGCAATGAGGAGCACAGGTATCTCAGACAGGCGTTGGAGACTCACCGGCCGTGGATTGATCGTGCGGTGATCATTGACGACGGAAGTACAGACCATACCGTTGCTTTATGCCAGGAAATGCTGGAGGGAATCCCGCTTACGTTGATTGTGAATCCGGTCTCCCTATTTGCAGATGAGGTGAGTTTACGCAAGCAGCAGTGGGAGACAACAGTGGCTACAGGACCGGAATGGATCTTGAACCTGGACGCGGATGAAATTCTGACAACGGATTTTGGTATTGTACGGAATCAACTGCTGGGTGGAACGGAGGATGCCATTTATTTCAGGTTGTTTGATATGTGGAGCGATACACATTACCGGGAAGACCAATACTGGCAGGCTCATGCGTATTATCGGCCATTTCTGGTCCGATACCGACCGGAATGGAGCTATGAATGGAAGGAAACCCCGCAGCACTGCGGCCGTTTTCCGCTAACGATTCAGCATTTTGCCTATGGATGTCACTCCCCTCGAGTGAAGCACTATGGTTGGGCGCGTGCAGAGGACCGGATTCGTAAATACGAGCGTTATCAAGCACTGGACCCGGATGCGAGATATGGCTGGAAGGAACAGTACGAATCCATTTTGGATGCAGATCCAATACTTCTGGAATGGTCGGAATAA
- the xylB gene encoding xylulokinase, whose protein sequence is MSYVIGVDLGTSAVKTVLVNREGKVAFEASEAYPLYQPKAGYSEQNPEDWVEQTIVSLRKLLEVSGVHPSEIEGLSFSGQMHGLVLVDAEGKPLRNAILWNDTRTTAQCRRIEKVLDVKLLSIARNRALEGFTLPKILWVQENEPELLQQSALFLLPKDYVRYRLTGDYAMDYSDAAGTLLLDVAGKQWSKEIAEAFELSLSLCPRLVESFEEVGTLLPEIADQTGLAAATKVYAGGADNACGAIGAGILSEGQTMCSIGTSGVVLSYEERKDLDFEGKVHFFNHGEKDAFYIMGVTLAAGYSLSWFKDTFAADKSFDVLLQGIDAIPAGSNGLLFTPYIVGERTPHPDANIRGSFIGMDAGHKLEHFGRAVMEGITFSLRESIDILRNAGKTVNEVISIGGGAKNEAWLQMQADVFNATIVKLESEQGPAMGAAMLAAYGCGWFPSLQECAAAFIRPAKSYVPNPETVKVYDGLFALYQDVYGQTRSLNDRLAAYR, encoded by the coding sequence ATGAGTTACGTAATTGGTGTCGATCTGGGAACAAGTGCAGTTAAAACGGTGCTGGTTAACCGTGAAGGGAAAGTGGCGTTCGAAGCTTCCGAGGCTTATCCGCTGTACCAGCCCAAAGCTGGGTACAGTGAGCAGAACCCGGAAGATTGGGTAGAGCAAACGATTGTATCGCTGCGCAAATTGCTGGAGGTGTCAGGCGTACATCCTTCGGAAATCGAAGGACTGAGCTTCTCCGGACAGATGCATGGATTGGTGCTGGTGGATGCCGAAGGTAAACCGCTGCGCAATGCAATTCTGTGGAACGATACACGGACAACGGCGCAATGCCGCCGCATTGAGAAGGTGCTGGACGTGAAATTGTTAAGTATTGCCCGCAACCGTGCGCTCGAAGGTTTTACCCTGCCCAAAATCCTGTGGGTACAGGAGAACGAGCCAGAATTGCTGCAACAGTCAGCTCTGTTCCTGTTGCCGAAGGACTATGTGCGGTATCGCCTGACAGGTGATTATGCCATGGATTATTCGGATGCAGCAGGCACATTGCTGCTGGATGTTGCAGGCAAGCAGTGGAGCAAGGAAATTGCAGAAGCTTTTGAGCTGTCGCTCTCCTTGTGCCCACGACTTGTGGAGTCATTTGAAGAAGTGGGCACATTGCTGCCTGAGATTGCGGATCAAACTGGACTTGCAGCCGCAACGAAAGTCTATGCAGGCGGTGCGGATAATGCTTGCGGAGCCATCGGCGCAGGCATTCTGAGTGAAGGACAGACGATGTGCAGCATCGGAACGTCCGGGGTAGTGCTTTCCTATGAAGAGCGTAAAGATCTCGATTTCGAAGGCAAAGTGCACTTTTTTAACCATGGCGAGAAAGATGCCTTCTATATTATGGGAGTAACCCTTGCGGCAGGATACAGCCTGTCCTGGTTCAAGGATACGTTTGCAGCAGACAAATCATTTGATGTGCTCTTGCAGGGCATTGATGCGATTCCAGCGGGAAGCAACGGGTTGCTGTTCACCCCTTATATCGTCGGCGAGCGTACACCGCACCCGGATGCAAACATTCGTGGCAGCTTTATCGGCATGGATGCCGGACATAAGCTGGAGCATTTTGGACGTGCTGTGATGGAGGGCATTACGTTCTCACTGCGTGAGTCCATTGATATTCTGCGTAACGCTGGCAAAACAGTGAATGAAGTTATTTCCATTGGTGGCGGCGCCAAAAATGAAGCCTGGCTGCAAATGCAGGCCGATGTCTTCAATGCAACCATTGTGAAATTGGAAAGTGAACAGGGCCCAGCAATGGGCGCGGCAATGCTGGCGGCTTATGGCTGTGGCTGGTTCCCATCCTTGCAGGAATGTGCAGCAGCATTCATTCGTCCTGCCAAATCCTATGTGCCTAACCCAGAAACGGTTAAGGTGTATGACGGGTTATTTGCACTGTATCAGGATGTCTACGGACAAACACGCAGCTTGAATGACCGTCTGGCAGCATATCGTTGA